Proteins encoded by one window of Microplitis mediator isolate UGA2020A chromosome 1, iyMicMedi2.1, whole genome shotgun sequence:
- the LOC130664746 gene encoding prion-like-(Q/N-rich) domain-bearing protein 25 isoform X2, with amino-acid sequence MKNISVIAFLILLYTVTVLCSTVSVAFRHHVLPCDDRRSHTQTMKSCIYDTDCIGNAYCFNRETCHCKNGHVINRNHTHMQCLKIATNLGDPCDENIQCEMTFTSQAECRNNICTCIDGSHYEESQGRCYESIGIGKMCKTNYNCYVEGSKTFCVDGYCSCPLLHHPNSDGTRCLKSAFLKDKCSIDEECIAENSRCFGTCSCKLDYVLSKDNKRCLKAANIIGDPCEEDLQCSTFLKNTKCNEDNICTCVLDFKPRESVCLRKINPDMIGKACLSRSQCVHPPADTELKDSEVANVDCLSGICSCAQDYTLTEDKTDCIRFSENGAGKIISTHLLLSLIIIKILQII; translated from the exons ATGAAGAATATAAGTGTTATCGCGTTTCTTATTCTTTTGTACACCGTCACGGTTTTATGCTCGACGGTTTCCGTTGCATTTAGACATCATGTATTACCTTGTGATGATCGTAGATCACATACAC aaacaATGAAATCATGTATATACGACACAGATTGCATTGGAAACGCATATTGTTTCAATCGCGAAACATGTCACTGTAAAAATGGTCACGTAATAAATCGTAACCACACGCACATGCAATGCCTAAAAA ttgcAACAAATTTAGGAGATCCTTGTGATGAAAATATCCAATGTGAAATGACCTTTACAAGTCAAGCTGAATGTCGTAATAATATTTGTACTTGTATTGATGGCTCACATTATGAAGAAAGTCAAGGCCGTTGTTATGAATCtattg gtATTGGAAAAATGTgtaaaacaaattataattgttatgtAGAAGGTTCAAAAACATTTTGCGTAGATGGGTACTGTAGCTGTCCTCTCTTACACCACCCAAATAGTGACGGCACCAGATGTCTCAAGAGTgcat ttttaaaagacAAATGTTCAATCGACGAAGAATGTATAGCAGAAAATTCTCGTTGTTTTGGTACCTGCAGTTGCAAATTAGATTACGTATTATCTAAAGATAATAAGAGATGTTTGAAGGCCGCAAATATTATTGGCGATCCTTGTGAAGAAGATCTGCAGTGttcgacatttttaaaaaatactaaatgtaACGAGGACAATATTTGTACATGCGTACTAGATTTTAAGCCACGCGAGTCTGTTTGTTTGAGAAAAATTA acccAGATATGATTGGCAAAGCCTGTCTGTCTCGTTCACAATGTGTTCACCCACCTGCAGATACTGAATTAAAAGACAGTGAAGTCGCAAATGTCGACTGTTTATCag gtaTTTGTTCATGCGCACAAGATTACACACTCACAGAAGACAAGACCGACTGTATAAGATTTAGTGAGaatg gagctggaaaaataatcagtactcatttattattatcattaattattattaaaatactacaaataatttaa
- the LOC130664723 gene encoding ecdysone oxidase-like: MVITILLVLISTAAASPLSYVTNILNYYKLYPPFPGLLNKEPDLLPSYDFIIIGAGSGGSVLANRLSEISHWKILLLEAGKDEMFLTDIPLLAAAMHLTSYNWGYRTEKSHKNSKTNGYCLSMIQGRCNWPRGKAVGGTSVINFMIHSRGSAHDYDQWSSLGNKKWRYSDVFPYFIKSERFVDENLGDDPKINSTIYGRNGYLDVTAVPWKSKLRDKFIQAGQELGYKSQDCNSKNPTGFCPVAVNLRHGRRLSAAKAYLRPIRRRPNLHISRNSLVTRVIIDKDKVARGVELIKNGRRFKVMAGKEVLVSGGSLNSPQILMLSGIGPRKHLEEMGIEVMADLPVGHNLQDHVSMAALTFLVNDTVSIVESRIATNLKDTFDYLAYGQGPFTAPSGAEALAFVDTKKGEDEGKGRKRVGVSERGERHRTANLSGRNEREGNFSNSIDDEKNIENEPDIELVFGIGSMAGDLSGTLRSIFSLPDSWYNQVFKNYVGHDGFSIVPVLLHPKSRGRVMLRSKNPTDAPMLIANYFDNEEDLKTLVRGIKKALEVADTQAFKKYNATLLPVQFPGCTEITFGTDEYWECVCHQVSTTLGHFVGTCKMAPREQDGVVSDELKVYGIQRLRVVDASIMPNLISGHTNAPTYMIGEKASDMIKEEWLK, encoded by the exons ATGGTCATCACAATCCTGTTGGTCCTCATCAGCACAGCAGCAGCCAGTCCCCTCTCTTACGTCACCAACATCCTGAATTACTACAAACTCTACCCGCCATTTCCCGGTCTCCTAAACAAAGAGCCCGACCTCCTGCCGTCTTACGATTTCATAATAATCGGGGCCGGTTCCGGGGGTTCAGTTTTGGCGAATCGTCTCAGCGAAATTTCCCACTGGAAGATTTTACTCCTAGAGGCGGGTAAGGACGAGATGTTCTTGACCGACATTCCCCTACTAGCCGCCGCCATGCACCTGACGTCTTACAACTGGGGTTATCGTACCGAAAAAAGccataaaaatagtaaaactaACGGTTACTGTCTTTCAATGATCCAAGGTCGCTGTAATTGGCCGCGAGGTAAAGCCGTAGGCGGGACatctgtaataaattttatgatccaCTCTCGCGGCTCGGCTCACGATTACGACCAATGGTCATCACTGGGCAATAAAAAATGGCGATACTCCGACGTGTTTccgtattttattaaatctgaGCGTTTTGTCGATGAAAATTTGGGCGATGACCCAAAAATAAACTCGACAATTTATGGCCGTAACGGATATTTAGACGTAACGGCAGTGCCGTGGAAGTCTAAACTAcgtgataaatttattcaagctgGCCAAGAACTAGGTTATAAATCACAAGATTGTAACAGTAAAAATCCCACGGGTTTTTGTCCGGTTGCCGTCAATTTACGTCATGGAAGACGACTCAGTGCCGCGAAAGCGTACCTGCGTCCTATAAGGCGACGTCCTAACCTTCATATCTCGAGGAATTCGTTGGTAACCCGGGTTATTATTGATAAGGACAAGGTCGCTAGAGGCGTtgagttgataaaaaatggcCGACGGTTTAAAGTCATGGCTGGTAAAGAAGTTTTGGTGAGTGGGGGAAGTCTGAACTCACCGCAGATCCTGATGCTCTCTGGAATTGGCCCGAGAAAACATTTGGAAGAAATGGGAATTGAGGTTATGGCTGATTTGCCGGTTGGTCACAACCTTCAGGACCATGTCAGCATGGCGGCGTTGACCTTTTTGGTCAATGACACGGTCAGTATTGTCGAGTCGAGGATCGCGACTAATTTAAAAGACACTTTTGATTATTTGGCTTATGGTCAAGGCCCTTTTACTGCGCCATCGGGGGCTGAGGCTCTGGCTTTTGTTGATACTAAGAAGGGAGAGGACGAGGGAAAGGGAAGAAAGAGAGTGGGGGTGAGCGAGAGAGGGGAGAGACATCGTACGGCTAATTTGAGTGGGAGAAATGAAAGAGAAGgg aacTTCTCGAATAGTATCgatgacgaaaaaaatatcgaaaatgaaCCAGATATCGAATTAGTATTCGGCATTGGCTCAATGGCTGGTGATTTATCAGGAACATTACGAAGTATATTTTCATTACCCGACAGTTGGTACAATCaagtctttaaaaattatgtcgGCCATGATGGATTTAGTATCGTCCCAGTATTACTGCACCCGAAAAGCCGAGGTCGGGTTATGTTGCGAAGTAAAAATCCTACAGACGCTCCAATGTTGATAgcaaattattttgataatgaAGAAGATTTAAAAACGCTTGTTAGAGGAATTAAAAAAGCTCTTGAAGTAGCAGACACTcaagcatttaaaaaatataatgcgaCTTTACTACCAGTTCAATTCCCAGGATGTACGGAAATAACTTTTGGGACGGACGAGTACTGGGAATGCGTTTGCCATCAGGTTTCAACGACACTCGGCCATTTTGTCGGCACTTGCAAGATGGCGCCGAGGGAACAAGATGGCGTGGTGAGTGATGAACTTAAAGTTTATGGGATACAGAGACTGAGAGTCGTCGATGCTAGTATTATGCCAAATTTAATATCAGGGCACACTAATGCGCCCACTTACATGATTGGGGAGAAAGCTAGTGATATGATTAAGGAAGAATggctgaaataa
- the LOC130664746 gene encoding prion-like-(Q/N-rich) domain-bearing protein 25 isoform X1 has protein sequence MFKKKFLIFNTVLLLLTSVTADRKLFFSSQSGSSEAEKFFDEPRILLRLRQTMKSCIYDTDCIGNAYCFNRETCHCKNGHVINRNHTHMQCLKIATNLGDPCDENIQCEMTFTSQAECRNNICTCIDGSHYEESQGRCYESIGIGKMCKTNYNCYVEGSKTFCVDGYCSCPLLHHPNSDGTRCLKSAFLKDKCSIDEECIAENSRCFGTCSCKLDYVLSKDNKRCLKAANIIGDPCEEDLQCSTFLKNTKCNEDNICTCVLDFKPRESVCLRKINPDMIGKACLSRSQCVHPPADTELKDSEVANVDCLSGICSCAQDYTLTEDKTDCIRFSENGAGKIISTHLLLSLIIIKILQII, from the exons atgtttaaaaaaaagtttttaatttttaatactgtGTTGTTGTTATTGACTTCTGTTACTGCagatagaaaattatttttttcatctcaaTCTGGATCTAGTgaagctgaaaaattttttgatgagccGAGAATTCTTTTACGGCTAAGac aaacaATGAAATCATGTATATACGACACAGATTGCATTGGAAACGCATATTGTTTCAATCGCGAAACATGTCACTGTAAAAATGGTCACGTAATAAATCGTAACCACACGCACATGCAATGCCTAAAAA ttgcAACAAATTTAGGAGATCCTTGTGATGAAAATATCCAATGTGAAATGACCTTTACAAGTCAAGCTGAATGTCGTAATAATATTTGTACTTGTATTGATGGCTCACATTATGAAGAAAGTCAAGGCCGTTGTTATGAATCtattg gtATTGGAAAAATGTgtaaaacaaattataattgttatgtAGAAGGTTCAAAAACATTTTGCGTAGATGGGTACTGTAGCTGTCCTCTCTTACACCACCCAAATAGTGACGGCACCAGATGTCTCAAGAGTgcat ttttaaaagacAAATGTTCAATCGACGAAGAATGTATAGCAGAAAATTCTCGTTGTTTTGGTACCTGCAGTTGCAAATTAGATTACGTATTATCTAAAGATAATAAGAGATGTTTGAAGGCCGCAAATATTATTGGCGATCCTTGTGAAGAAGATCTGCAGTGttcgacatttttaaaaaatactaaatgtaACGAGGACAATATTTGTACATGCGTACTAGATTTTAAGCCACGCGAGTCTGTTTGTTTGAGAAAAATTA acccAGATATGATTGGCAAAGCCTGTCTGTCTCGTTCACAATGTGTTCACCCACCTGCAGATACTGAATTAAAAGACAGTGAAGTCGCAAATGTCGACTGTTTATCag gtaTTTGTTCATGCGCACAAGATTACACACTCACAGAAGACAAGACCGACTGTATAAGATTTAGTGAGaatg gagctggaaaaataatcagtactcatttattattatcattaattattattaaaatactacaaataatttaa